In Desulfobacteraceae bacterium, a single genomic region encodes these proteins:
- a CDS encoding MFS transporter: MPDEPRAPLGVTLLLCGVEILGLAGLATFAALLPFFLEAWGLSNVQAGWLSAVYYGAYVLAVPLLTVLTDRRDARGILLFGLLTGVAAALGFAWLAEGFWSALVFRFLAGVSLAGVYMPGLKLLSDHVAGPRQSRYVSFYTASFSVGASLSYLLAGEVHAALGWRWAFAASGLLTLAGVLLAGFGAPPGRVDRNLAAPRFAAGLAVVLRSRQAMAYILGYAAHMWELFSLRSWMVAFLAFSRQLQPGGAAGLSPTQVVALVNLIGLPASIGGNELCRRLGRPKTIVAIMLVSALLGFGVGFAAPLPYGVVVALALFYGVAVLGDSASLTAGAVASAPAGGRGATLAVHSTLGFTAAFLGPLATGLALDLLQGTPTLAWGAAFVVMGLGSAVGPLALALLKGKGAAPEAGKEDPPR, encoded by the coding sequence ATGCCAGATGAGCCCAGAGCGCCGCTGGGGGTGACCCTGCTGCTTTGCGGGGTGGAAATCCTCGGGCTGGCGGGGCTGGCGACCTTTGCCGCGCTGCTGCCCTTTTTTCTCGAGGCCTGGGGCTTGAGCAACGTCCAGGCCGGCTGGTTGAGCGCGGTCTACTACGGGGCCTATGTGCTCGCGGTGCCGCTTTTGACCGTCCTGACCGACCGGCGTGACGCCCGCGGGATCCTGCTTTTCGGGCTGCTCACCGGGGTCGCGGCCGCGCTGGGCTTTGCCTGGCTGGCAGAGGGCTTCTGGTCGGCGCTGGTTTTCCGCTTTCTGGCCGGGGTCAGTCTGGCCGGCGTCTACATGCCGGGGCTGAAGCTCCTGAGCGACCATGTCGCGGGGCCGCGCCAATCGCGCTACGTCTCCTTCTACACGGCATCTTTCAGCGTCGGGGCGAGCCTCTCCTACCTGCTGGCCGGCGAGGTTCACGCGGCCCTGGGCTGGCGCTGGGCCTTCGCCGCCTCGGGGCTGCTGACCCTGGCGGGCGTGCTGTTGGCGGGGTTCGGCGCCCCCCCCGGGCGGGTGGACAGGAACCTGGCCGCCCCCCGCTTCGCCGCCGGTCTGGCGGTGGTGCTGCGCAGCCGGCAGGCCATGGCCTACATCCTAGGCTATGCCGCCCACATGTGGGAGCTCTTCAGCCTGCGCTCCTGGATGGTGGCCTTTCTGGCATTCAGCCGCCAGTTGCAGCCTGGGGGTGCGGCCGGCTTGAGCCCCACCCAGGTGGTGGCCCTGGTGAATCTCATCGGCCTGCCCGCCAGCATCGGCGGAAACGAGCTCTGCCGGCGCTTGGGGCGGCCCAAGACCATTGTCGCCATCATGCTGGTCTCGGCCCTGCTGGGCTTCGGGGTCGGCTTCGCGGCCCCGCTGCCCTATGGGGTGGTGGTGGCTCTGGCGCTTTTCTACGGGGTTGCCGTGCTGGGGGACTCGGCCTCGCTGACCGCCGGGGCGGTGGCCAGCGCGCCGGCCGGCGGCCGCGGCGCAACGCTGGCGGTGCATTCCACCCTGGGGTTCACGGCGGCCTTTCTGGGGCCGCTGGCGACAGGCCTTGCCCTGGATCTTCTGCAGGGCACCCCCACCCTGGCTTGGGGTGCGGCCTTTGTCGTCATGGGCCTGGGAAGCGCGGTGGGGCCCCTGGCGCTGGCGCTTCTGAAAGGGAAGGGGGCGGCCCCGGAGGCTGGGAAGGAGGACCCGCCACGGTGA